One part of the Streptomyces ferrugineus genome encodes these proteins:
- a CDS encoding DegT/DnrJ/EryC1/StrS family aminotransferase: MLRAAGVGVGDEVVVPAFGNIEVAEAVVLAGARPVFADIDPVTYCLDVVAVEAVVTQRTAAVVAVHRFGRSADIARLHEIGQRHGLLVLEQGESEVPYDEIAQRRQRASYLDAKLKGVLTPDGGDGHTYQQYVVRVPGNGRPDRDAFARAVRSRGVECRVPVKTPVHRLPEFRRCVSLPETERAADETLALPVDASLTKRDMQRVVSACNALGGLLQPAF, encoded by the coding sequence ATGCTCAGGGCCGCCGGCGTCGGAGTCGGTGACGAGGTTGTCGTACCGGCCTTCGGGAACATCGAAGTCGCCGAGGCCGTGGTCCTGGCCGGAGCGCGGCCGGTGTTCGCCGACATAGATCCGGTGACGTACTGCCTGGACGTCGTCGCTGTCGAGGCTGTCGTCACCCAGCGCACGGCGGCCGTGGTGGCCGTACACCGATTCGGTCGGTCGGCCGATATCGCGCGATTGCACGAAATCGGGCAGCGGCACGGGCTGTTGGTGCTTGAGCAGGGTGAGTCCGAGGTTCCGTACGACGAGATCGCGCAGCGCAGGCAGCGGGCCTCGTATCTCGATGCGAAGTTGAAGGGTGTGCTTACTCCCGATGGGGGTGACGGGCACACCTATCAGCAGTACGTCGTGCGGGTGCCGGGGAATGGTCGGCCGGATCGTGACGCGTTCGCTCGGGCCGTGCGCTCCAGGGGAGTTGAGTGCCGGGTGCCGGTGAAGACGCCCGTGCATCGGCTGCCTGAGTTCCGGAGGTGTGTGTCGCTGCCGGAGACCGAGCGGGCCGCCGACGAAACGTTGGCGCTGCCGGTCGACGCCTCTCTGACGAAGCGGGACATGCAGCGGGTCGTGTCCGCCTGCAACGCGCTCGGAGGACTGCTCCAGCCCGCCTTCTGA